The genomic region CGGTTGCATCCTGACCTTATGTCCCAAAAGGGAAGTAATTTCACAGAAATCACAGTTAAACGGACATCCCCTCGAAACCTGTATGCTCATAAAAGCATAGTCTTTCACTGACAATAAGTGATAGTCAGGAACAGGAGTATGTGATAAATCAGCATATTCGTTGGTTTGATAAATCCTTTCAGGAGTTTTTCCTGTTTGAATGGCATTCAGAAATGGGGGGAGTGTGATTTCTGCTTCGTTGAGAATGAAATGATTGATTTGCGGATAATTAACATATTCCTGCGTAAACAGAGGCCCTCCGGCAACAATGGCAGTTTTGTTTTTCAGACATAATGCAATGACTTCATCTACCGACTTTTTCTGAATATACATGGCGCTGATAAACACGTAGTCGGCCCAAGCAATATCTTTTTCCTGCAGTTTATATATATTCATGTCAATCAGTTTTTTATGCCACTCCTTTGGCAACATGGCTGAAACAGTAATCAGTCCGAGGGGAGGAACTGCTGCCTTTTTGGATACAAATCGCAGGGCATGTTTGAAACTCCAGAACGAATCAGGATATTCGGGAGAGATGAGTAATATATTCATGATGAAAAATTTCAGGCAAAAATATACTTCAGAAATGAGGAACCGAAAAAACAGGGACAAATGAAGGTAAAATGGGATAAATGCCGGTGTTTAGGGATAAATGGTAATTGTTAATCCCTTTGATCTTTAGGTGAGGATGTTACAAACTCTTTAATTTTCAATAGATATACCCTTGAAACAGGGATTTTTTCCTCAAAGCCCTTGATCAGCAGAAAATGATTGCCAAAGCTTTTTTCCATTCTTTCGACATAAATGCTGTTGACGATAAATGCCCGGTGGCAACGGACAAAATTGGGGAAGACTGACAATTGATTTTCAATGTTTTTCAGGGTGTTTCTGAGAAGCGCTCTTTTGATTTGTCCTTCTTCCAGAAAAAAAATCTCGGCATAGTTGTCGGCTGAACGGATTAAAACTAAATCTTTTGCCGGAAGACTAATGTTTTCTGATTTGTTTTCGGAATTGATGACGATGGTCTTCTGTAGTACATCCATACCAAATTGCTCCACCTTTTTTTGAAGACCTTTCTTTTCAAGGATTAATTCTTCCTGACGGTTTTTTAATTCATTCATAATGTCGTAGTAACGCAAAAGGACAGGCGGAGCCAGGCAAATCAACAGAACCTTAAACATGATGAAAAAGGTAATCTCGATACCTGCCACATAACGAAGATAGAAAGCAAAAGCTGTTGTACTTAAGACAAGCATCAGCAAACTGCCGGCATATTGAGGAAAAACCATTTCATTTTCAGTATTTTCCTGCTTTTCAAACACAACGGG from Sphingobacteriales bacterium harbors:
- a CDS encoding B12-binding domain-containing radical SAM protein; protein product: MNILLISPEYPDSFWSFKHALRFVSKKAAVPPLGLITVSAMLPKEWHKKLIDMNIYKLQEKDIAWADYVFISAMYIQKKSVDEVIALCLKNKTAIVAGGPLFTQEYVNYPQINHFILNEAEITLPPFLNAIQTGKTPERIYQTNEYADLSHTPVPDYHLLSVKDYAFMSIQVSRGCPFNCDFCEITSLLGHKVRMQP
- a CDS encoding LytTR family transcriptional regulator; protein product: MNDKINRIIAQVKAEAGLSVGISLGIYLFILFFQPFPFKNPELNDNLVLVAGLAAIVFFFIMLSRDIIPVVFEKQENTENEMVFPQYAGSLLMLVLSTTAFAFYLRYVAGIEITFFIMFKVLLICLAPPVLLRYYDIMNELKNRQEELILEKKGLQKKVEQFGMDVLQKTIVINSENKSENISLPAKDLVLIRSADNYAEIFFLEEGQIKRALLRNTLKNIENQLSVFPNFVRCHRAFIVNSIYVERMEKSFGNHFLLIKGFEEKIPVSRVYLLKIKEFVTSSPKDQRD